The Acidiferrobacter thiooxydans sequence ATAGACGGCCTGCACGCTCTCCTGGGCGCCGGGTTTGTGTTGGACATCGAGCGGACCGGGAGACGATGTCCCTGCCCAGGCCTGTGGGGTCCCAGCGCATACCACGGCAAGAGCCACGAAAATGGGACGATAGGATCGCGTGCGCACAGTGATACTCCTTAAGCTCGCGTGGTGGGGATCGGGGGCTACCCGCCCTACCGGATCCCAAAGCCATTTATAGTATTGTTATTCTTTACATTTCTGTAACGATTCCATTATGACGCGCATGCACGGCCCCGTGGATCACGGCGGGGGCGACGATCTCGATATCCTCGCCGACCACCGATCCCGGATCATCCGGGCGCCCGACCTCGCAGCCCTCGGCGATGCGCACATCGCCCTCGGCCACTATCGGACCCCATATCAGGCAGCCTGGCCCTATGACGATATCACCCTCGCACACGAGCGCCCCTTCAATGACGCTCTCGGCGCCCACGCACAGCTGCCCGTACGCCTTGATCGATCCACGCAGTCTTGTCCCCGCGGCCAGCGACACCGGCTCGCGGGCCACGTGATCCGTGCCGGTCGCCGATGCCAAATCCCCCGTCTTGGCGCCGCCCATCCGTGGTTCCGCGGACCCGATCAGAATGGTCGGGGCCGTCAGAGTCATGAACAGGCATGGCGCGTCGACTTTTATCGTTTTGTTGGCCGATGCCCGACCGAGTATCCGGCAACCTTTGTCGACTTTCAAGTGGGTATCCGCGTGGCACCAGCGAATGACCGTGGAATTTCCGCCTATATGCAAGGTGTCGGCCGCATACAGGGCGCGATAGCTGGCGTTTCCTCCCGTGAGCAAAGATCCCTCCGCCGCAATCTCTTTGTCACATGGGAGGGCTGTCGGCAAAACGGCGTCCGCCAAGGCATAGCTCATCTTCGTGGCGCACTCCGAAGGCACCCGGCGCATGGACGCCGGCAGGATCAAAAGCGGCTCGCCATCCAAGCGATATTCGAACACCGTGATCAAAGGCTGCGCGATCAACGCGGCACGCGCGCGCAGCTTTGCGATGAGATTGCGTGCGAAGTGATCCGGCGCATAAGCGCCCTCGGACAATGGAGAGGGCCCGAGGGCCTGGCGGCGACGTAGAAACAGGCCCGCGGTCGGGGCGAACGGGAGCATGAACAGGATGGTCGTCACGGCGATGAACAGGATCAGCATGGCCTTCTCCTCAAGGGCGGGGCGGCGGCGCCGGGTCGGGGGCGGCCGCCGTGTGATCACGGTAGCGGGGTGTCTTGTGCCAATGGATGCGACCAGGCCGCAACATATCGCCGATGGCCGCCAGGAACCCGGCGGTGGCCGCGTAGGTGGAGACGAAGAACCCGATCAGGATGAGCGGTACGCCCTTTACCTTGTCGCGCTCCCCGTCCAGACGCAATGCCGCGGCAATCTCGTAGAACGCCGCGGCATTGCCAAAAGTCCCGTAACTCACCACCGCCAGCATGAGCAAAAGGCCGCCGCCATTGTCGCCGCATAACCATAGGAGATAGAGCACGAGCCACCCGACGAGGAGTACGGGCGCCATGGCGTAAATGCCGAGCAAGAGCGCGCCGTCGATGCGTTCCCGGCGCGCCACATGCGGCGAACGCAAAAGCGGCAGCAGATGGCGAAACAGGACCTGATTGTGCCCCCGCGACCAGCGCCGCAACTGGCGGTAGCGTGCAGGCCACGACTCCACGACCTCTTCGTAACATTCCGAGCGATTCTGGTAGGCGATCTTCCAGCCGGCGATGGCGAGCCGATAGGTGATGTCGGTGTCCTCGGCCAGGGCATGGGGGTCCCAGCCGCCGATAGCGCGCAAGGCGCTCACCCGGACACCGCCGACGGTACCGCCAAACTGCGGGATCAGACGCAGGTTGGCGCGCGCCTGCTGATCGACCTGATAGCCGCCCGCACGCTCCAGCTCCAGGAGATGCGTCAGCAGATTCGTGCCGCTGTTGTAGGGAACGACGCGACCCATGACAGCGCCGACCTCGGGGTCGAAGAACGGCGCCACGAGTTGTTTGACGAGTCCCGGACCGGGAAGGTAGTCGGCATCGAAGATGAGCGCGATATCGCCCGCAAGGTGCGCGGTGGTATCAACGAGCGCGGCGGCCTTGCCGGGCGGCGCGTCGGGAGGCCTGTGCAGGACCTGAACACGATCGGGGTAGCGAGCGGCAAACTCATCCAGAATGGCAGGCGTCGCGTCGGTGGAGCGGTCGTCGACGCACAGAATCTTCAGGCAGTCCCTAGGATAGTCGACGACGATCATGCGTTCCAGAATGTGCGCTATGACCGGCTGCTCGTTATGGGCGGGTATGATGACGGTCACAAGCGGCCATGACGCCTGGGTGATATCGAGATAGGGATGGCGCTGGCGACCAAAGAGCCGGTTCATGGTAAAGAACAGGTGGCGCGCGGTGTAGAAGACCACCAGGGATACAATGACGTAGGCGATGGGCTGAAGGACGTCTATCAATCCGGCATGCGCGGGCAAGGCGTGACTGGCGAACGGTACCGCAACGAGTCCCTTATTCATGGCGCAGCCTCCAGCTCATGCCCCAGGCGTAGAGCGCGACGAGCCCCATGACATCGACCAGCAGGCCCGCTAACAGAAACAGGCTGGGTAAGGCGATAAGACCAAGGTCGCTTATCACAAACGCCTGGAGACAGAATTGGCAGGGCAGAAAGATGGCAAGCCATGTTAACGCAAGCAGCGTGAGGATGACCTTTTTGCCCAGACTGAAGTCAAGCGGGTAATAGATCGCCGTGAGCATGAGCGGGGTCATAAACATGAGCGCAAGGCCCATGAGCAGCATCGACTGGATGTAGCCCGGGATGACATACGGAAAAGGCGCAAGCAGCGGGGTAAACCCGGCGGCCCCGACAACAAACACCGCCGCCAGGGTGAAGAGTGCGAGCGACAGCGGGAGATGGCGGCGGCGCAGGAGCGCGGCCAGAAACAGCGTAACACCCACCAGCACCGCACTTGTCACCCAGGCCGCGCGCGAAGGACCGGTTGCCCCAAGGTCAGGGACTGGCACCGCGAGACTCGTCCCCCACGGCAGGGTATAGGGCATACGAATGACTATCACCGCCGGCACCATCCGGGCACACCAGAACCGCTCGATGGCCGCCCACAGCGGGAGGATGATCGGACGGATCGCCAAGGCCACGGCAAGCGCGAAGATCGGGCCCAGAAGCAGGGATAGTGCCTGGCGGCTGCGCTCATGGGGCATGATGCGTAGGCCCCTGTGGGTGAGGATGACACCGCCCCGCCAGCCGGCGGCGCGCGCATCATGGCGCCGGTTGGGTCCCTCGTCAAAAATGATAGAAGACACCGATGGATCCTCCGGTTTGCCGGTAATAGGGGCTTGCGAATCGCTCCACGAAGAGGTCCGTACCCCAATCGGTGCCGAGCCATTGCCGCCAGGTGAGGGATGCGGTTTCGCTGCGAAAATCGACGAGCGCGACATGGGCACCGATCGGGAGGTAGGCCTCAGTTCCCCACCCATAACGCAAGGTCAACTCAGTCTGACCACTGTGGTCATAACCGAAGGCCGCGAAACTCCTTTGGGCCTCCACCGAACCGGGATTGCTTGTGGCCCAATCATGCCCGGCCATCGCCACCCAGTAGCCCGGAAGATAGGCGGTAAGATTCGTCCAGGCACTGCGGTCATCATGACCATCACGAAAACGCATGCCGGTATAGCCGCCTGTGACCACCAGACGTTTGTCGGGTAACGCCTTATAGGAAAGGCTGGCATCGACCCGCCCTTGCGGCACGACGTCGGAATTGGTGCTCCCGGCAAGGCTCAGATAGCCGTACCAGCGCGGGGCGAAGGTCTGCGTGACGCCCACAACGCCATAGCTCTCCTCATAACCGAACATGCGCCCGTGATCGACCTCCCAATCCCCGACGGTGCCTGAGCCCTCGCCCCATACGCCCTTGGCGTAGAGACCCTCGAAACGCCCGTAGCCCTGGGTCAAGCGATAATACGAGCCACCCATACCCACCCATCCATGGGCGCGGGCGACACCGGGAAGCCAGACGGCGAGCAGCACGGCCAGGGCTCGCCAATCGCCCTTTCGCCAATCGCCCTTTCGCCAATCGCTCATGACGCCACCGCGGCGCGCGCCTGGCCGTTCGTAGTGGTAGGTCGCGGGGCGTGCCGGCCGGTGGCCCACGCCCTCGTAAGGACCGCGGCGATACGCGCCCCGGCCGTTCCGTCCCCAAACGGCGAGCGCGCCGGACGCATGGCCTCCCATTTGGCAGGCGAGCGATAGAGGCGCGCGACCTCCGCCTCCAGGCGTCTGGCGTCGGCGCCCACCAGGCGGCCGGCCCCACACGAGAGGACCTCCGGACGCTCGGTCTGCCGGCGGGTGATCAGGACCGGGACGCGCGCGGTCACCGCCTCCTCCTGCAGTCCGCCGGAGTCGGTGACGAGCAGCCACGCGCCGCGCAACGCCCGCAGCATGTCGGGATAGGCCAAAGGATCCACAAGCCGCACGCGCGCGCGGGCATCCGGAGCAAGCCCGTCCCACGCCGCCCTCACGGCCGCCGCCGCCTCGGGATTGGCATGCAGCGGCCAGAGGACGGAGACGTCCGCGAAGCGCTCAACGATGCGGCGCATGCCCCGGCCGATCTCTGCGATGCCTGCGCCCCAGTTCTCGCGGCGATGGGCGGTGACTACGATGAGGCGCGGCGCGTAGGACTCCTCGGGGGCGCGCGGCCCGAGGCGACGATAGCCAAAGAGCGCGGCATCGACGACGGTATTGCCGGTCATGGTGATGGCCTTGAGCGCTACGCCCTCGCGACGCAAACACGCGACCGCAAGCGGGGTCGGCGCGAAATGCCAGGTGGCGATGCGCGTAATGAGTCGCCGGTTCAGTTCTTCAGGGAACGGCTCATCGCAGCCACCGGAGCGCAGGCCCGCCTCGACGTGCGCCACGGGCACGCGCTGATAGAACCCAAGAAGTGCACCCGCGAGTGCCGTTGTCGTGTCGCCCTGGACCACGACGACATCGGGCCGCACGCGCGCCATCACAGGGTCGAGCGTATCCAGGAGCCGCGCGTTCAATTCGGCCAGTCGCGTTCCGCGCGGTCCCAGGCGTACGACGGCAAAGGGCTGCATCTCGAGAAACCGGTAGAGCGCCGATACCGCCCCTTCGTGTTGCCCGCTATGGACAAGGAAGGTCTGGCAGCCTTCGGCCTCGAGGGCGTGAACGACACTCGCGCTCTTGATGATGTCCGGGCGCGTACCGGTCAACACCAAGACGCGCATCGCCCCACTCTCACGCGCGCGCCCTGCCGGCCCGCTACGGCCCCTGCGCGCCCCTTCCGCCCCCGCTGATCGACGAGACATACCTTATTCCAAGATTCCTGTGGCCATGGCCGGCCTCCTCTACGGGGGGCTCGGCCTCCTACTGGTGTCCGTCAGAGCCCCTTCATGGTCCCGAGGATCGCGCCGACCTGCGCTGCGGAAAAGCCGCCCGTGCGCGCAAAACCGACACTCAAGCTCATTTGATTCAGGATATTGTTGGCGCTCGACAGGACCTGCGCGCTCTGTCCGAGCCCCTGCGCCCCGAGCGTCTGCTGGATGATGCCCTGTCCCGGCACATTGATGGCCACGGTCACCGAGTTCGGATTGAACACGACGCTACCCCGGCCGCCTGCGCCCGTCACGGCCAAATCCTGGGCGCCGGAAGACCCTGGGGGTGGCGATCCATCCGGTGCGCCGGCGGCCACATTGATCACGGCGGCGTTCTTTATGACATTGCCGTCGCCGGTGGTCTGGATACCCTGCCCGATGCCGGCGAC is a genomic window containing:
- a CDS encoding glycosyltransferase, coding for MNKGLVAVPFASHALPAHAGLIDVLQPIAYVIVSLVVFYTARHLFFTMNRLFGRQRHPYLDITQASWPLVTVIIPAHNEQPVIAHILERMIVVDYPRDCLKILCVDDRSTDATPAILDEFAARYPDRVQVLHRPPDAPPGKAAALVDTTAHLAGDIALIFDADYLPGPGLVKQLVAPFFDPEVGAVMGRVVPYNSGTNLLTHLLELERAGGYQVDQQARANLRLIPQFGGTVGGVRVSALRAIGGWDPHALAEDTDITYRLAIAGWKIAYQNRSECYEEVVESWPARYRQLRRWSRGHNQVLFRHLLPLLRSPHVARRERIDGALLLGIYAMAPVLLVGWLVLYLLWLCGDNGGGLLLMLAVVSYGTFGNAAAFYEIAAALRLDGERDKVKGVPLILIGFFVSTYAATAGFLAAIGDMLRPGRIHWHKTPRYRDHTAAAPDPAPPPRP
- the wecB gene encoding non-hydrolyzing UDP-N-acetylglucosamine 2-epimerase, producing MRVLVLTGTRPDIIKSASVVHALEAEGCQTFLVHSGQHEGAVSALYRFLEMQPFAVVRLGPRGTRLAELNARLLDTLDPVMARVRPDVVVVQGDTTTALAGALLGFYQRVPVAHVEAGLRSGGCDEPFPEELNRRLITRIATWHFAPTPLAVACLRREGVALKAITMTGNTVVDAALFGYRRLGPRAPEESYAPRLIVVTAHRRENWGAGIAEIGRGMRRIVERFADVSVLWPLHANPEAAAAVRAAWDGLAPDARARVRLVDPLAYPDMLRALRGAWLLVTDSGGLQEEAVTARVPVLITRRQTERPEVLSCGAGRLVGADARRLEAEVARLYRSPAKWEAMRPARSPFGDGTAGARIAAVLTRAWATGRHAPRPTTTNGQARAAVAS
- a CDS encoding YaiO family outer membrane beta-barrel protein, with protein sequence MSDWRKGDWRKGDWRALAVLLAVWLPGVARAHGWVGMGGSYYRLTQGYGRFEGLYAKGVWGEGSGTVGDWEVDHGRMFGYEESYGVVGVTQTFAPRWYGYLSLAGSTNSDVVPQGRVDASLSYKALPDKRLVVTGGYTGMRFRDGHDDRSAWTNLTAYLPGYWVAMAGHDWATSNPGSVEAQRSFAAFGYDHSGQTELTLRYGWGTEAYLPIGAHVALVDFRSETASLTWRQWLGTDWGTDLFVERFASPYYRQTGGSIGVFYHF